Proteins co-encoded in one Desulfitobacterium hafniense DCB-2 genomic window:
- a CDS encoding DVU0298 family protein, producing MERMEKILLERNWQDLEKLVLVSSKKAIRTLVNRIYIKDGLGFWRAVEALGVASALAEEQKKDSSVELVRRYFWSLNEESGGNAWNAAEAIGSIMASNPKECGHFNWMLANLLEDESLQEGTLWGLLNLSINAPEVVDPLVERVYPFLEARDVNQRGLAVWIFSLMKACPSAKERWEIEEELHKTLIQDQEMAEIYWEGEYYHFPVSELLGKEIVTFYAREYKQADFTWNISVASSQKGLCWVGLGTPEKEEGELRTWVQKRVPGSLVIPRALPNQKVMEQLEDYFSGIRQEFNLPLDPRGTDFQLKVWEELCRIPYGETRSYGEIAQNIGNPKGQRAVGLANNKNPIAIIIPCHRVVGKKGDLVGYASGLDHKVRLLNWEAAHRHQ from the coding sequence ATGGAGAGGATGGAAAAAATCTTACTGGAACGAAATTGGCAGGACTTAGAGAAGTTGGTTCTTGTCAGCAGTAAAAAAGCAATTCGCACCTTAGTAAACAGGATTTATATAAAGGATGGATTGGGTTTTTGGCGTGCAGTAGAAGCGCTGGGGGTGGCTTCCGCTTTGGCGGAGGAACAGAAGAAGGATTCTTCTGTGGAACTGGTACGCCGGTATTTTTGGTCTTTGAATGAAGAATCCGGCGGCAATGCTTGGAATGCCGCTGAGGCGATTGGCAGTATCATGGCCTCTAACCCTAAGGAGTGCGGTCACTTTAACTGGATGCTTGCTAATCTTTTGGAAGATGAAAGCTTGCAGGAAGGGACTCTTTGGGGGTTGCTTAACCTATCCATTAATGCTCCCGAAGTGGTGGATCCCTTGGTGGAGAGGGTGTATCCCTTTCTCGAAGCCCGGGATGTCAACCAAAGAGGGCTGGCGGTCTGGATTTTTTCTTTGATGAAAGCCTGTCCCTCAGCCAAGGAACGATGGGAAATTGAGGAGGAATTGCACAAAACACTTATTCAGGATCAAGAGATGGCTGAAATCTATTGGGAAGGGGAATATTACCACTTTCCGGTCTCTGAATTATTAGGAAAAGAGATAGTTACTTTCTATGCCAGAGAATATAAGCAAGCAGATTTCACTTGGAATATCAGCGTGGCCAGTTCTCAGAAAGGCCTTTGTTGGGTAGGCTTAGGGACTCCGGAAAAAGAAGAAGGTGAATTGAGAACCTGGGTGCAGAAGCGTGTGCCTGGCTCATTGGTTATTCCTCGAGCTTTGCCTAATCAAAAGGTTATGGAGCAGTTGGAAGACTATTTTTCGGGTATCCGCCAAGAATTCAATCTTCCTTTGGACCCCAGGGGAACAGATTTTCAACTTAAAGTATGGGAAGAGCTGTGCAGAATACCCTATGGGGAAACCCGCAGTTATGGCGAGATTGCTCAAAATATTGGCAACCCTAAAGGCCAAAGGGCCGTGGGTTTGGCTAATAACAAGAATCCCATAGCTATCATCATACCCTGTCATCGGGTAGTAGGTAAGAAGGGGGATTTGGTGGGGTATGCCAGTGGTCTTGATCATAAAGTGCGGCTTCTCAACTGGGAAGCCGCCCATCGTCACCAATAA
- a CDS encoding VOC family protein → MSEKKLFQGIAHIGIKAIDMDRAAAFYSEVLGFELIERIKPGDVELIFLKCGETVIELIEVNDQRKFGDGVVNHLALGVKDIFPAVAWLKDHHVECIDEEPREMEGGRYNFFFRGPSGEKLELFQG, encoded by the coding sequence GTGAGCGAGAAGAAATTGTTCCAGGGTATAGCCCATATTGGGATTAAAGCAATCGATATGGATCGGGCCGCCGCTTTTTATTCTGAGGTACTTGGCTTTGAACTCATCGAGCGGATTAAACCCGGGGATGTAGAGCTTATTTTCTTGAAATGCGGGGAAACTGTCATTGAGCTGATTGAAGTTAATGACCAAAGGAAATTCGGGGATGGCGTGGTCAATCATCTGGCACTGGGAGTAAAAGATATCTTTCCGGCGGTAGCCTGGTTGAAGGATCACCATGTAGAATGTATTGATGAAGAACCTCGTGAGATGGAAGGAGGACGCTATAATTTTTTCTTTAGAGGTCCCTCAGGTGAGAAACTGGAACTATTCCAGGGATAA
- a CDS encoding amino acid permease gives MSNQENGMHRGLKNRHIQMIALGGAIGTGLFYGSAATIELAGPAITFSYLIGGLVIFFIMRMLGEMAVDEPVSGSFSHFAYKYWGEFPGFLSGWNYWFNYIVVSMAELTAVGIYINFWFPDIPHWLTALVCLVLVTLLNLISVGTFGEFEFWFAIVKVVAIIGMIVFGLFLIFSGINGEATGFDNLWIHGGFIPNGMIGILFSLVPVMFSFGGIELIGITAGEADNPQKSIPKAINQVMWRILIFYVGALSVLMVLYPWNQVGADGSPFVMIFSKIGIPAAATLLNIVVLTAALSVYNSGVYSNGRMLYSLAMQGNAPKLFAKLNKRGIPVAGVLVSSGITLVGVILNFLLPGKIFTYLMAVAIIAAVITWTTIIIVNLKFRKAKIAQGEGDALHFKTPLHPYTNYFCAAFLVMIVILMAFTESMKMAVLVLPIWLLILWISFKIKKSRESK, from the coding sequence ATGAGCAACCAAGAAAACGGTATGCACCGCGGTCTAAAAAACCGGCATATCCAAATGATCGCTCTAGGAGGAGCGATTGGCACAGGTCTTTTTTACGGTTCTGCTGCAACGATTGAGCTGGCCGGTCCCGCAATCACATTTTCCTATCTTATTGGTGGATTAGTTATCTTTTTCATCATGAGAATGTTAGGGGAAATGGCCGTCGATGAACCTGTTTCCGGATCCTTCAGTCATTTTGCCTATAAGTATTGGGGGGAATTTCCCGGATTTCTTTCTGGTTGGAATTATTGGTTCAATTATATCGTCGTAAGCATGGCTGAATTGACTGCCGTCGGGATCTATATCAATTTCTGGTTCCCCGACATCCCTCACTGGCTAACTGCTCTGGTCTGCCTCGTCCTCGTTACTCTGCTTAACCTTATTAGTGTCGGCACCTTTGGTGAATTTGAATTCTGGTTTGCGATTGTTAAAGTTGTGGCAATTATCGGCATGATTGTCTTCGGATTATTTCTTATCTTCTCTGGAATCAACGGTGAAGCTACAGGATTTGATAACCTTTGGATTCACGGCGGGTTTATTCCCAATGGCATGATTGGTATTTTGTTCTCTTTGGTACCGGTCATGTTCAGCTTTGGCGGAATTGAGCTCATCGGTATCACGGCCGGTGAAGCTGATAACCCCCAAAAATCCATTCCTAAAGCCATCAACCAGGTTATGTGGAGAATTCTTATTTTCTATGTGGGAGCCTTATCTGTCCTGATGGTTCTTTATCCCTGGAATCAGGTGGGTGCTGACGGAAGTCCCTTCGTTATGATCTTCTCTAAAATTGGCATTCCTGCGGCTGCAACCCTCCTCAATATCGTTGTTCTAACCGCTGCCCTTTCCGTGTACAACAGCGGCGTCTACAGCAATGGACGTATGCTGTACAGTCTGGCTATGCAAGGCAATGCTCCGAAGCTTTTTGCCAAATTAAACAAACGGGGGATTCCTGTCGCCGGAGTGCTGGTCTCTTCCGGAATTACCTTAGTCGGTGTTATTCTCAACTTCCTGTTGCCCGGCAAAATCTTTACGTATCTCATGGCTGTGGCGATCATTGCCGCAGTTATTACCTGGACTACGATTATTATCGTAAACCTTAAATTCCGCAAGGCAAAAATCGCTCAGGGTGAAGGCGATGCTCTTCACTTCAAGACCCCTCTACACCCTTACACAAACTATTTTTGCGCCGCCTTCCTTGTGATGATTGTCATCCTTATGGCCTTTACTGAAAGCATGAAAATGGCTGTATTGGTTCTTCCCATCTGGTTGCTTATCCTCTGGATTAGCTTCAAAATCAAAAAATCAAGAGAAAGTAAATAA
- a CDS encoding sigma 54-interacting transcriptional regulator, with protein MESPEFIVRIDFVDRPGLGYDIFQRFEDHNADKIVMEVSHGQQMMIKFRSPDQEGSETLIRDLLTVQGVVSVTLVDYMPYERREQELKTILDLVSEGIIAVNTNHKVTHINEVAAQIFHTTPEEALNQDAELLFEADAPIFETLKTGIPYSLKERKIRKNQKLIHFLTSGVPILNKRGQIIGGVMTIKDFRQVEELLSKVERKPQSINFDSIIYESRRMRDLIETAKTVARGTSTILLRGESGTGKELFAKAIHAESPRSRQAFIPINCAALPDTLLESELFGYEEGSFTGATKGGKKGLFEQAHGGTLFLDEIGEITPQVQVRLLRVLQEGTIRRIGGSKEIPVDVRIIAATHRNLEELIDKGQFREDLYYRLNVIPLHIPSLRERPEDIPLIAQVLTRKIARKLGKSEVHLTKESADLLRAQKWPGNVRQLENLLERIINLNSNSEIKPDSFYEWGDLTPALPVSESENTAHQLIIPFGEPWPPLKDIVAQVERQVLLKVLAEHPSSRKAGKILGVSNTTILNKMNSYGLGKMDEPEG; from the coding sequence ATGGAATCACCGGAATTTATTGTACGCATTGATTTTGTCGATCGCCCCGGTTTAGGTTATGACATATTTCAGCGCTTTGAAGATCATAACGCTGATAAAATCGTCATGGAAGTCTCTCATGGGCAGCAAATGATGATTAAATTTCGTTCTCCTGATCAGGAGGGATCGGAGACTCTCATCCGGGACCTCCTTACCGTTCAGGGTGTCGTATCAGTAACTCTTGTTGATTACATGCCTTATGAACGGCGGGAGCAGGAATTAAAAACGATTCTCGACTTAGTAAGCGAAGGAATCATCGCCGTCAATACAAACCATAAAGTGACTCATATTAATGAAGTTGCGGCACAAATTTTTCATACGACCCCGGAGGAGGCTTTGAACCAAGATGCGGAACTCTTATTTGAAGCAGATGCTCCAATTTTCGAAACCTTAAAAACAGGAATTCCTTATAGCTTAAAAGAGCGCAAGATTCGAAAAAACCAGAAGCTCATACACTTTTTGACAAGTGGTGTCCCCATCCTCAATAAGCGAGGACAAATCATTGGGGGAGTCATGACCATCAAAGATTTTCGTCAAGTGGAAGAACTCCTCTCCAAGGTTGAACGTAAGCCTCAGTCTATAAACTTTGATAGTATCATCTATGAGAGCCGGCGTATGCGGGATCTCATTGAGACCGCCAAAACAGTAGCCCGGGGAACCTCCACCATACTCCTGCGGGGAGAAAGCGGCACAGGAAAGGAACTGTTCGCCAAAGCTATTCATGCCGAAAGTCCGCGTTCCCGACAAGCCTTCATTCCTATTAATTGTGCGGCTTTACCGGATACCTTGTTGGAGAGTGAACTCTTTGGTTACGAGGAAGGCTCTTTTACCGGAGCAACTAAAGGAGGGAAGAAAGGGCTTTTCGAGCAGGCTCACGGGGGCACCCTTTTCCTTGATGAGATCGGGGAAATCACGCCTCAGGTTCAGGTGCGCTTGCTTAGAGTACTGCAGGAAGGAACGATTCGCCGTATCGGAGGTTCGAAAGAGATCCCTGTGGATGTACGAATCATTGCCGCCACTCACCGCAATCTCGAAGAGTTGATTGATAAAGGACAGTTCAGGGAGGATCTTTATTATCGCCTCAATGTGATTCCCCTGCATATTCCCTCATTGCGGGAGAGACCTGAAGATATCCCTTTGATCGCCCAAGTCTTAACCCGAAAGATTGCCAGAAAGCTTGGCAAATCCGAAGTGCACCTTACCAAGGAAAGCGCGGACCTGCTCAGGGCTCAAAAATGGCCCGGCAATGTTCGTCAACTGGAGAATCTCCTGGAGAGAATTATTAATTTAAATTCGAACTCAGAGATCAAGCCCGATTCTTTCTATGAGTGGGGGGATTTGACACCGGCGCTTCCTGTGTCTGAATCGGAAAACACAGCTCATCAACTTATCATTCCTTTTGGCGAACCCTGGCCTCCCCTTAAAGACATTGTTGCTCAAGTGGAACGTCAAGTTTTACTTAAGGTGCTGGCGGAACATCCCTCTTCGCGTAAGGCGGGTAAAATACTGGGCGTCTCCAATACAACAATTTTAAACAAAATGAATTCCTATGGACTTGGCAAGATGGATGAACCCGAGGGATAA
- the tsaA gene encoding tRNA (N6-threonylcarbamoyladenosine(37)-N6)-methyltransferase TrmO: protein MSIELKSIGTIHTPYIPTLPIPEQPVQDAPGEFWISLNPEYVEGLSELSSYRYITLLFYLDKVSEKSLKVNPSIAPELEVGVFASRSPRRPNPLGLSVVELRGIEGNEILISSIDAYNGTPLLDIKPYIKSIDIKADANDGWMDTLPDKEHLLAHFLGLPHDHAHEHSHDHAHEHSHDHAHEHSHDHAHEHSHDHAHKHSHDHNH from the coding sequence ATGAGCATTGAATTGAAATCCATCGGGACCATTCATACTCCCTATATACCAACACTGCCGATTCCTGAGCAACCTGTGCAGGACGCTCCCGGGGAATTCTGGATTTCCCTTAACCCTGAGTATGTCGAGGGATTGAGCGAGCTTTCATCTTATCGCTACATTACACTGCTTTTTTACCTTGACAAGGTATCTGAAAAGAGTTTAAAAGTTAACCCGTCTATAGCGCCCGAATTGGAAGTGGGGGTTTTTGCCAGCCGCTCTCCCCGCCGTCCCAACCCTCTCGGCTTAAGTGTGGTGGAGCTTAGAGGAATTGAAGGAAACGAGATTCTCATTTCCAGCATTGATGCCTATAATGGTACGCCTCTATTGGATATTAAACCCTATATTAAGTCCATTGATATAAAGGCTGATGCCAATGACGGCTGGATGGATACCCTTCCCGACAAGGAGCATCTCCTGGCTCATTTCCTGGGCCTCCCCCACGACCATGCTCATGAGCACTCCCACGACCATGCCCATGAGCACTCCCACGACCATGCCCATGAGCACTCCCACGACCATGCCCATGAGCACTCCCACGACCATGCTCATAAACACTCCCACGACCATAACCATTGA
- a CDS encoding manganese catalase family protein encodes MFKHIKDMEYTVRVDRPDPRFANLLLEQFGGPHGELKAAMQYFSQAVGCNDPKLRDMLQDIAAEELSHFEMVGECIAMLLGPTDNVSRDFPAIHMALLPAGPIITNSMGAPWTAAYIETTGDLYTDLASNSSAELRAKLIYERLLQQTDDAGVKDMIRFLLSREESHNFSFLQALETLKGTGTDANFRDTEFTKKYMNLSTGAGDARGPWNQGNGIQYEENPNEKYGGPAAYGQDLGADSKGEIGPGYSDSTRNNPQYTQPKAPTPNVAGQEKPVH; translated from the coding sequence ATGTTTAAACATATCAAGGATATGGAATACACCGTACGTGTCGATCGCCCCGATCCTCGTTTTGCTAATCTCTTGCTTGAACAGTTTGGTGGACCCCATGGAGAATTGAAAGCGGCAATGCAATATTTCTCTCAAGCCGTTGGCTGCAACGATCCTAAGCTTCGGGATATGCTGCAGGATATCGCGGCAGAGGAGTTAAGCCACTTTGAGATGGTTGGGGAATGTATCGCCATGCTTCTTGGCCCAACTGATAATGTATCCCGGGATTTTCCGGCGATTCACATGGCGCTCTTACCTGCAGGACCGATTATTACGAATTCCATGGGCGCTCCTTGGACCGCGGCTTATATCGAGACCACCGGCGATCTTTATACAGATTTAGCCTCCAATTCATCGGCCGAACTTCGGGCAAAACTAATCTATGAGCGTTTGCTTCAACAAACTGACGATGCAGGTGTAAAAGATATGATTCGTTTCCTCCTCAGTCGGGAAGAATCTCATAACTTCTCCTTTTTGCAGGCGCTGGAAACTCTAAAAGGCACGGGAACAGATGCGAATTTCCGGGATACTGAATTCACGAAGAAGTATATGAATCTATCCACCGGTGCGGGGGATGCCCGTGGTCCATGGAACCAGGGCAATGGCATCCAATATGAGGAGAATCCTAATGAAAAGTATGGTGGACCCGCAGCATATGGCCAAGACCTTGGTGCAGACAGCAAGGGAGAAATTGGCCCCGGCTATAGTGATAGCACACGAAATAATCCCCAGTACACTCAACCCAAGGCACCTACCCCTAATGTAGCGGGGCAGGAAAAACCGGTGCACTAA
- a CDS encoding CooT family nickel-binding protein: protein MCEANAYLKDGVEEVLFMEAVDIIEPHDEGLKLVDIYGKQKFIRASIKDMNLLNHRIVLEKG from the coding sequence ATGTGTGAAGCAAATGCTTATTTGAAAGATGGTGTTGAGGAAGTTCTATTTATGGAAGCGGTGGATATTATCGAACCTCATGACGAAGGGCTGAAGCTCGTCGATATTTACGGCAAGCAAAAGTTTATCAGAGCGAGTATTAAGGATATGAATTTGCTCAATCATCGCATTGTGCTTGAGAAAGGTTGA
- a CDS encoding methyl-accepting chemotaxis protein: MVFSIRQKITAVILFAALIPTALLGFFSYKGASNALENELKNTAEQSMQRIQDSTTLYLEGYEQNLKRLGMEDRILIAALQGESEEALQSFQIYKESNPDILNIYLGTKSGEMIVYPAAELPPGFDPTATDWYRQAAGSGQIIWTEPYVDTATKRLVVSAARPVLDPSTKELTGVVGVDIALDTLSALVGDMKIGRQGYIFLLDQSGKIMTHPDPALIGEEIPVEELKKAVAQEQGIVDYTYGGEEQFSVIAAYPKTQWKFVGVLGYNEINKAVSQILRNTLTYCVIFAALAIVFGILATRGFTKALKALFAYSEKIGSGDFTVRARALSRDETGALTNTLNQMVIQLAGLIGNIKHVAEEMNTSAEKLAASAEETMASSEEINATAAQIAGGASDQAAQAEKGTRMVTELATKIQTLGANSVEMVNSSMDAKQANERGLQSVEHLRVKTEDSSLAVDQISEVIRNLDGKSQAIGSILAAITNIAEQTNLLALNASIEAARAGEAGRGFSVVADEIRKLAEQSAQSVQGIEGIVEDIQRESYHAVGVMKEVKNHSQATVQSVADVSQSFAEISQAMAAIREKIAHTTALIQEMTMDSNQVVDVIQNISAVTEETAAASEEVSASMEQTASAFSNVVKTAEELEQLAGKLSLEIAQFKI, encoded by the coding sequence ATGGTTTTCTCGATTAGACAAAAGATAACGGCAGTCATACTTTTTGCAGCCCTGATCCCGACAGCGCTGCTGGGGTTCTTTAGCTACAAGGGAGCGAGTAATGCGCTGGAAAATGAGCTTAAGAATACAGCAGAACAATCGATGCAACGTATACAAGATTCCACGACATTGTATCTTGAAGGATATGAACAAAATCTAAAGCGGCTGGGAATGGAAGATCGTATTCTGATTGCCGCCCTGCAGGGGGAAAGTGAGGAGGCTTTGCAGAGCTTCCAAATTTATAAAGAGAGCAACCCTGACATCTTGAATATTTATTTAGGAACAAAGAGTGGGGAGATGATTGTGTACCCCGCGGCAGAGTTGCCTCCGGGTTTTGATCCAACGGCTACGGATTGGTACCGGCAGGCGGCAGGCAGCGGGCAGATTATTTGGACCGAACCCTATGTGGATACAGCGACAAAAAGGTTAGTGGTGTCAGCGGCCAGACCTGTCCTGGACCCATCCACAAAGGAATTAACCGGGGTGGTGGGCGTTGATATTGCCCTCGATACTTTAAGTGCTTTAGTTGGGGATATGAAGATTGGCCGTCAGGGCTATATCTTCCTTTTGGATCAAAGCGGCAAAATTATGACGCATCCTGACCCTGCCTTGATTGGGGAAGAGATCCCTGTGGAAGAACTTAAGAAGGCCGTGGCTCAGGAACAAGGAATTGTCGATTATACATATGGTGGAGAAGAGCAATTCAGTGTCATTGCGGCCTATCCCAAGACCCAGTGGAAGTTCGTTGGCGTATTAGGATATAACGAGATCAATAAAGCGGTCTCCCAAATCCTCAGAAATACTTTGACCTATTGTGTAATTTTTGCCGCGTTAGCTATAGTTTTTGGAATACTTGCCACCCGTGGCTTCACTAAAGCCCTTAAAGCCTTGTTTGCCTATAGCGAGAAAATTGGTTCCGGGGATTTTACAGTTCGGGCCAGGGCCTTGTCCCGGGATGAAACCGGTGCATTGACCAACACCTTAAATCAAATGGTCATTCAGTTGGCGGGTCTGATCGGAAATATTAAGCATGTTGCTGAAGAGATGAATACCTCTGCCGAAAAGTTGGCAGCCAGTGCCGAGGAGACGATGGCCTCCAGTGAAGAGATTAATGCCACAGCAGCTCAGATTGCCGGCGGTGCTTCCGACCAAGCGGCTCAGGCGGAAAAAGGTACTCGAATGGTTACGGAACTTGCCACAAAAATCCAAACCCTCGGGGCGAACTCGGTGGAAATGGTTAACTCCTCCATGGATGCTAAACAGGCCAATGAGCGGGGGCTGCAGTCGGTTGAGCATTTGCGTGTAAAAACGGAAGACAGCAGCTTAGCTGTTGATCAGATCAGTGAAGTGATCCGTAATCTTGATGGTAAATCCCAAGCTATTGGCAGTATTCTTGCTGCAATTACAAATATTGCAGAGCAAACCAATCTCTTGGCTTTAAATGCTTCCATTGAAGCTGCCCGGGCCGGAGAGGCCGGTCGGGGATTCTCCGTGGTGGCGGATGAGATCCGTAAGCTTGCTGAGCAATCTGCTCAATCGGTCCAAGGTATTGAAGGGATTGTGGAAGATATTCAAAGGGAGAGCTATCATGCGGTGGGTGTGATGAAAGAAGTGAAGAATCACTCCCAAGCCACTGTGCAATCTGTGGCGGATGTCAGCCAATCCTTTGCTGAGATATCTCAAGCCATGGCTGCAATTAGAGAAAAAATTGCGCATACTACGGCTTTGATTCAAGAAATGACCATGGATTCGAATCAAGTCGTGGACGTGATTCAGAATATCTCCGCAGTAACCGAGGAAACCGCTGCCGCATCAGAAGAAGTGAGTGCATCCATGGAGCAAACAGCCAGTGCTTTTAGCAATGTAGTCAAAACGGCAGAAGAACTTGAACAGCTGGCCGGAAAATTAAGTCTGGAAATTGCTCAGTTCAAAATTTAA
- a CDS encoding tautomerase family protein, which produces MPMIHFDGPVLTMDQKRSLIHGISQAASQATGLPMASFTVVLDEHEYSNFGIGGEVLVESNFWAKVKEIKD; this is translated from the coding sequence ATGCCAATGATTCATTTCGATGGTCCTGTACTTACTATGGATCAGAAGCGAAGTCTGATTCATGGAATATCCCAAGCAGCCTCTCAAGCAACAGGATTGCCAATGGCCTCCTTTACTGTTGTTCTCGATGAGCATGAGTACAGCAACTTTGGTATCGGGGGAGAAGTATTGGTTGAGTCTAATTTTTGGGCTAAGGTTAAAGAGATTAAAGACTAG
- a CDS encoding glutamine synthetase III: MDFFGKNVFNDAVMRERLPKNTYKALHKTIDEGLPLQLEVAEVVANAMKDWAIENGATHYTHWFQPMTGFTAEKHDSFISPTSDGKVIMEFSGKELIKGEPDASSFPNGGIRSTFEARGYTAWDCTSPAFLREDAGKVILCIPTAFCSYTGEALDKKTPLLRSMETISKQALRILRLFGNTTAKRVTPTVGAEQEYFLIEKKYHQKRLDLMLTGRTLFGVLPPKGQEMEDHYFGIINERVTAFMQEVNIELWKLGVLAKTQHKEAAPGQYEIAPIFTSTNIATDHNQIIMDTLHKVANRHGLACLLHEKPFAGVNGSGKHNNWSLSTDEGVNLLEPGKTPHENAQFLTFICAVIKAVDEYADLLRASAANSGNDHRLGANEAPPAIISIFLGDELSDIIEQLKNGKPNSSKQGGELTIGVSTLPSLPKDSTDRNRTSPFAFTGNKFEFRMVPSSLSIAGPNVVINTIVAEVLSQMADRLEKAEDFHGELQAILQEIAIHHSRVVFDGNGYSEEWVKEAARRGLPNLSSTVEAISALISEKTIELFKHHGVFSATELHSRYEIYLEQYSKTINIEALTMVDVAKRQILPAVMRYSTELAHSINTIRTADPEAEVLAQRSLLNEISPLLKELSFKTKALQDATCAAKQLHGDAYKQGIYYRDVVFKAMNELRQTADQLEVLVDYDMWPLPSYTKMLFRL, translated from the coding sequence ATGGATTTCTTCGGTAAAAATGTATTTAATGACGCCGTGATGCGTGAGAGATTACCCAAAAATACGTATAAGGCACTCCACAAAACCATTGATGAAGGCCTTCCTCTGCAATTAGAAGTGGCCGAAGTCGTGGCTAACGCTATGAAGGATTGGGCAATTGAAAACGGGGCAACCCATTATACTCACTGGTTCCAGCCCATGACCGGTTTTACCGCGGAAAAACACGACTCATTTATTTCCCCCACCAGTGACGGCAAAGTAATTATGGAGTTTTCCGGTAAAGAGCTGATTAAGGGTGAGCCTGATGCTTCTTCCTTTCCCAACGGCGGAATCCGTTCCACCTTTGAAGCCAGAGGGTATACTGCCTGGGATTGCACTTCACCGGCCTTTTTACGAGAAGATGCAGGCAAAGTTATCCTCTGCATTCCTACCGCCTTCTGTTCTTACACCGGGGAGGCCTTAGATAAAAAAACCCCCCTCCTCCGTTCCATGGAAACCATTTCCAAACAAGCCCTGCGTATCCTGCGCTTATTCGGCAACACCACAGCCAAACGGGTTACTCCTACAGTCGGTGCCGAACAAGAATACTTTCTCATTGAAAAAAAATACCATCAAAAACGTTTGGACCTCATGCTTACAGGTCGTACCCTATTTGGTGTTCTACCTCCCAAAGGTCAGGAAATGGAAGACCATTATTTTGGCATCATCAATGAGCGGGTTACTGCTTTTATGCAGGAAGTCAATATCGAGCTCTGGAAGCTGGGTGTCCTGGCCAAAACCCAACATAAAGAAGCAGCTCCCGGCCAATATGAGATTGCTCCTATATTCACCAGTACGAATATTGCTACAGACCATAATCAAATTATCATGGATACTTTGCACAAAGTGGCTAACCGTCATGGCCTGGCCTGCCTTCTTCATGAAAAACCCTTTGCCGGTGTCAACGGTTCAGGCAAACACAACAACTGGTCTTTAAGCACCGATGAAGGAGTTAATCTGCTGGAGCCCGGTAAGACTCCCCACGAAAACGCACAGTTCCTGACCTTCATTTGTGCCGTCATCAAAGCTGTGGATGAATATGCTGACCTTTTGCGGGCATCTGCAGCTAACTCTGGCAATGATCATCGTCTGGGAGCCAATGAAGCCCCCCCCGCCATTATCTCCATTTTCCTTGGTGATGAATTATCCGACATTATCGAGCAGCTTAAAAACGGCAAACCCAACTCATCCAAACAGGGCGGCGAATTGACCATTGGTGTATCAACCCTGCCGTCCCTGCCCAAGGATTCCACAGACCGCAACCGGACCTCCCCCTTTGCCTTTACCGGCAATAAATTTGAATTCCGTATGGTTCCCTCTTCCCTTTCCATTGCCGGTCCTAATGTAGTGATCAACACTATCGTCGCTGAAGTGCTCTCGCAAATGGCTGACCGCCTGGAAAAAGCTGAGGATTTCCATGGCGAGCTGCAAGCTATCCTTCAAGAAATCGCCATCCATCATTCCCGTGTCGTCTTCGACGGCAATGGTTACTCTGAAGAGTGGGTTAAGGAGGCCGCAAGACGGGGTCTTCCCAATCTCTCTTCCACAGTGGAAGCCATTTCCGCACTGATCAGTGAAAAAACCATTGAACTCTTTAAGCATCATGGCGTCTTCAGTGCCACCGAACTCCACTCCCGTTATGAAATTTATTTGGAACAATACTCCAAAACCATCAATATTGAAGCCCTGACCATGGTGGATGTCGCCAAGCGCCAAATTCTCCCCGCCGTCATGCGTTATTCCACAGAACTGGCTCATTCTATCAATACCATCCGCACAGCGGACCCGGAAGCGGAGGTACTGGCGCAAAGGTCTTTACTCAACGAAATATCCCCTTTGCTCAAGGAACTCAGTTTTAAAACCAAAGCTCTTCAAGATGCAACCTGTGCAGCAAAACAGCTTCACGGAGACGCCTATAAGCAAGGCATCTATTACCGGGACGTGGTCTTTAAAGCCATGAATGAACTGCGCCAGACAGCTGACCAACTGGAAGTACTTGTGGACTATGACATGTGGCCCTTGCCTTCCTACACTAAAATGCTCTTTAGACTATAG